In Corynebacterium matruchotii, a single genomic region encodes these proteins:
- a CDS encoding DUF418 domain-containing protein, whose product MTSPLPTHRILAPDLARGAALLGIAVANGITAWSVTGLPAAANELETYAGIIVNDSLWDKIMVVIGTLFVHVRGLPMFATLLGYGIGMILVREQHRGATPRNARIILARRYGALTIIGALHTVFLFYGDIMLTYSLIALVVVLICTFPDRILMSLVGVSAVIGAALIAPWGYSPFDAVAPTTPVNQDGGSGYLIDQLYVGFGILLRMPGQFFIDLVTLGPLILLGFIAGRRGVLEHPDRYVIAMRIVASITVLVIVGVGIPWGLSALGVLPAEPFWHGINRVAGLWSGPGFVVWIFWGARWLQQHHLSNRLPIRMLAALGRMSMTGYVLQSVLFTIIMVPWGFAIGAGRGAATVTLIATGIWGITVIFAYLWSRTGRRGPLEILHRTLGYGRLPNAKTQIM is encoded by the coding sequence ATGACATCACCATTACCAACCCACCGCATTCTTGCCCCGGATCTTGCCCGCGGCGCCGCTCTGCTGGGCATCGCCGTCGCCAACGGCATTACCGCGTGGAGCGTAACCGGGTTGCCTGCCGCCGCAAATGAGCTGGAAACTTACGCCGGGATTATCGTGAATGATTCCCTATGGGACAAAATCATGGTGGTCATAGGCACGTTATTTGTGCATGTGAGAGGGCTGCCTATGTTCGCCACCCTCTTAGGCTATGGCATTGGCATGATCCTCGTGCGGGAACAACACAGAGGTGCCACCCCCCGGAATGCGCGCATCATTCTGGCCCGCAGGTACGGGGCACTGACGATCATCGGTGCCCTGCACACGGTGTTTCTGTTTTACGGCGATATCATGCTCACCTATTCGCTCATCGCCCTGGTTGTGGTGCTCATATGTACGTTCCCTGACCGGATATTGATGAGTCTTGTTGGCGTTTCCGCAGTTATTGGGGCCGCGCTCATAGCCCCGTGGGGGTACAGCCCTTTCGACGCCGTGGCCCCCACAACCCCCGTCAACCAGGATGGGGGATCCGGTTATCTTATTGACCAGCTCTATGTGGGGTTCGGCATTCTATTGCGGATGCCCGGACAATTCTTCATCGACCTGGTGACCTTGGGGCCGCTCATCCTTCTCGGCTTTATCGCAGGCAGAAGGGGTGTGCTGGAACATCCCGATCGGTACGTCATAGCCATGCGGATTGTTGCCAGCATCACGGTGCTGGTTATTGTGGGGGTCGGAATCCCATGGGGGCTATCCGCCCTAGGAGTGTTGCCGGCGGAACCATTCTGGCATGGGATCAATCGGGTGGCCGGCCTGTGGAGTGGGCCCGGGTTTGTGGTGTGGATTTTCTGGGGCGCTCGATGGTTGCAGCAACACCACCTGTCGAATAGGCTACCGATCCGCATGCTTGCCGCCTTGGGGCGCATGTCGATGACAGGTTACGTGCTGCAATCAGTATTATTTACCATCATCATGGTGCCGTGGGGTTTCGCAATCGGTGCCGGCCGCGGGGCCGCCACCGTTACCCTCATTGCCACCGGGATTTGGGGGATAACAGTGATCTTCGCCTACCTGTGGTCACGCACCGGCAGGCGAGGACCACTAGAGATTCTGCACCGCACCCTCGGATATGGGAGGCTACCCAACGCCAAAACACAGATAATGTGA
- a CDS encoding DUF418 domain-containing protein has product MKSSSSVRILTPDLARGAALLGIAIANGITAWSLRSGDAPQGYHRTLSGIIVNNSLWDKLTIILADMFVHTRGLPMFATLLGYGVGMILVREQRKGATKKQCRAILLRRYGALILFGLLHMVFLFYGDIMFNYGLIILVLVIPMRNAKNKTLLITAGVLFVLAMVMNSALWSYLDMNAVLLHGYGHGYVQDQLVRGASLAFMYNFLQFPYILPLVGSVILIGFVAGRNGVLEHPEQFRTPMRIAAAITVIIVIAVGLPVGLASLGILGHEKFFYILNSLVGMASGPGTVVWISWIAGWVERRKFTDTLPIRMLTALGRMSMTGYVLQSVIFIFIMTPWFLGIGSGQSVAIVAVTATGIWLVTLVFAYLWSLTGNRGPLEIAHRSIGYKKNRVYGETPQLAPAS; this is encoded by the coding sequence ATGAAATCATCATCATCCGTTCGTATTCTTACCCCGGATCTTGCTCGTGGCGCGGCCCTTCTAGGGATTGCTATCGCTAACGGTATTACCGCGTGGAGCTTAAGGAGCGGCGATGCCCCACAGGGATACCACAGGACGCTCTCCGGGATCATCGTCAATAATTCGCTGTGGGACAAGCTCACCATCATCTTGGCAGACATGTTTGTGCACACCAGGGGCCTGCCCATGTTCGCCACCCTGTTAGGCTACGGGGTGGGCATGATCCTGGTTCGGGAACAACGCAAGGGCGCCACCAAGAAACAATGCCGCGCAATCCTGCTGCGCCGCTATGGGGCGTTGATCCTTTTTGGTCTCCTGCACATGGTCTTTCTCTTCTACGGGGACATCATGTTCAATTATGGCCTCATCATATTGGTGTTGGTTATCCCCATGCGCAACGCCAAGAATAAAACCCTGCTCATCACCGCCGGGGTGTTATTCGTCTTAGCCATGGTGATGAATAGTGCCCTGTGGTCCTACCTGGACATGAACGCAGTACTATTGCACGGCTATGGTCACGGCTATGTGCAGGACCAATTGGTCCGGGGCGCATCCTTGGCCTTTATGTATAATTTTCTCCAGTTCCCGTATATCCTCCCCCTGGTAGGATCGGTGATCCTCATTGGATTCGTCGCCGGCCGCAATGGGGTGCTAGAGCATCCTGAACAGTTCCGCACCCCCATGCGGATTGCCGCCGCCATCACCGTGATTATTGTGATCGCGGTTGGTTTGCCGGTAGGGTTGGCCAGCCTTGGGATTCTTGGGCATGAAAAGTTCTTCTATATCCTCAACTCGCTTGTGGGCATGGCCTCGGGGCCGGGAACCGTGGTGTGGATTTCGTGGATTGCCGGTTGGGTGGAACGTCGCAAGTTCACTGATACGCTGCCCATCCGCATGCTCACCGCCTTGGGGCGCATGTCCATGACTGGTTACGTGCTGCAATCGGTCATATTCATCTTCATCATGACCCCCTGGTTCCTGGGCATCGGTTCCGGGCAGTCCGTGGCCATAGTGGCGGTGACCGCGACCGGTATTTGGCTGGTCACTCTTGTCTTCGCCTACCTGTGGTCACTCACAGGTAACCGCGGACCATTAGAGATTGCCCACCGGAGCATTGGATACAAAAAGAATCGGGTGTATGGTGAAACCCCGCAACTAGCACCAGCTTCGTAA
- a CDS encoding DUF4190 domain-containing protein codes for MTYPDNPQQPHSNPYDKAYPVSPFESEPQQAQQQQPPQQVQQPQPQQQPQQWQQNQQQAPWQGPPMPPQGASQSGSIGAQPAQPNPMAYGPNMQPPQQVPYTANPYAPAPVAVDPQNKNYLGLVAMIMGVLCVPSLIFIGWWPPTIAIVTLAVSIVAFVRRKNYVEQNRMTGFAITGLVLSSVCIAIIAVGFLIYAVVEATDSNTYDNYDNYRSYLPDNSLEDA; via the coding sequence ATGACGTATCCCGACAATCCGCAACAACCACATAGTAATCCTTACGACAAAGCTTACCCAGTATCCCCCTTCGAATCCGAACCGCAACAGGCGCAACAACAGCAACCTCCACAGCAGGTGCAGCAACCGCAGCCACAACAACAGCCTCAACAGTGGCAGCAGAACCAGCAGCAAGCCCCCTGGCAGGGGCCGCCCATGCCACCGCAAGGGGCGTCGCAAAGCGGCAGCATAGGTGCGCAACCTGCGCAACCAAATCCCATGGCTTACGGGCCAAACATGCAGCCGCCGCAGCAGGTCCCGTATACCGCCAACCCCTATGCGCCCGCGCCGGTGGCGGTGGATCCGCAGAACAAGAACTACCTGGGGCTGGTTGCCATGATTATGGGGGTGCTATGTGTTCCCTCGCTGATATTCATAGGGTGGTGGCCGCCCACTATTGCAATAGTGACCCTGGCGGTTTCCATTGTGGCATTCGTGCGCCGCAAAAACTATGTGGAGCAAAACCGTATGACCGGCTTCGCCATTACCGGCCTGGTGCTTTCCAGCGTGTGCATCGCCATTATCGCTGTCGGATTTTTAATCTATGCGGTGGTAGAAGCAACCGATAGTAACACCTATGATAATTATGATAATTACCGCAGCTACCTCCCCGACAACAGCCTCGAAGACGCCTAG
- a CDS encoding RNA polymerase sigma factor, whose protein sequence is MAATENSDTSATARIGGSSTEGAASSGTPQPATKKVAKKTARKATARKAAPRTATPATPEAPAAGVSAGESTTTAPAARRSAAKKTTTKKTAAKKSVAKKTTAKKTTRKAAPKKAAATDATEVTAVADVAATADTPTAPAKKTAKKVTKKTAKKTTKKATKKTTRKTAAKKTTAKKTAAKKTAAKKTAAKKTTRKAAVTAAKKQAVAPKSIKMDDDLIEDEDSLLEPDSDFDLTNGLSNSDVDGYEDDQDAVIDPHLSDDDDAMPPVDEEDEDSSSVWDEDESAALRQARKDAELTASADSVRAYLKQIGKVALLNAEQEVSLAKRIEAGLYADYRMKQMEKAYSNGDKEAKLTPAVKRDLRAIARDGRKAKNHLLEANLRLVVSLAKRYTGRGMAFLDLIQEGNLGLIRAVEKFDYTKGYKFSTYATWWIRQAITRAMADQARTIRIPVHMVEVINKLGRIQRELLQDLGREPTPYELSKEMDITEDKVLEIQQYAREPISLDQTIGDEGDSQLGDFIEDSEAVIAVDAVSFTLLQDQLQDVLHTLSEREAGVVKLRFGLTDGMPRTLDEIGQVYGVTRERIRQIESKTMSKLRHPSRSQVLRDYLD, encoded by the coding sequence GTGGCAGCCACTGAGAATTCAGATACTTCCGCAACCGCACGCATTGGCGGCAGCTCCACCGAGGGGGCGGCTTCAAGCGGCACTCCACAACCGGCAACCAAGAAGGTTGCAAAGAAAACCGCCCGAAAGGCAACTGCCCGCAAGGCAGCACCGCGTACCGCTACCCCGGCCACGCCGGAGGCACCAGCTGCTGGTGTTAGTGCGGGAGAGTCCACCACGACTGCTCCTGCTGCGCGTCGGTCAGCGGCGAAGAAGACCACCACCAAGAAAACCGCGGCGAAGAAAAGTGTAGCGAAAAAAACCACGGCAAAAAAGACCACTCGGAAAGCTGCCCCCAAAAAGGCGGCTGCAACTGATGCTACCGAGGTGACGGCGGTGGCTGATGTCGCAGCTACTGCCGATACGCCGACGGCACCAGCCAAGAAAACTGCGAAAAAGGTCACAAAGAAGACCGCGAAGAAAACTACCAAGAAGGCGACGAAGAAAACCACGCGGAAAACCGCGGCCAAGAAGACCACGGCAAAAAAGACTGCCGCGAAAAAGACCGCGGCCAAGAAAACCGCTGCGAAGAAAACTACCCGCAAGGCTGCGGTGACCGCCGCGAAGAAGCAAGCCGTGGCGCCGAAGTCGATCAAGATGGATGATGACCTCATTGAGGATGAGGATTCATTGCTGGAGCCGGATTCCGACTTTGATTTGACCAATGGGTTGAGCAATTCCGATGTGGACGGCTATGAGGATGATCAGGATGCGGTCATAGATCCGCACCTCAGCGACGATGACGACGCCATGCCACCCGTGGACGAGGAAGATGAAGATAGTTCCTCGGTGTGGGATGAGGACGAGTCGGCTGCGCTGCGGCAGGCCCGGAAGGATGCGGAGCTTACCGCGTCGGCGGATTCGGTGCGCGCCTACCTCAAGCAGATCGGCAAGGTTGCGTTGCTCAATGCGGAGCAGGAGGTGTCGCTGGCGAAACGCATCGAGGCGGGCCTGTATGCGGACTACCGCATGAAGCAGATGGAGAAGGCCTACAGCAATGGCGATAAGGAGGCAAAGCTGACGCCCGCGGTGAAGCGGGATTTGCGGGCCATCGCCCGAGATGGCCGGAAGGCGAAGAATCACCTGTTGGAGGCCAACCTACGACTGGTGGTGTCGTTGGCGAAGCGGTACACGGGTCGCGGCATGGCGTTTCTGGATTTGATTCAGGAGGGCAACCTGGGGTTGATTCGTGCGGTAGAGAAGTTCGACTACACCAAGGGTTATAAGTTTTCCACCTATGCGACGTGGTGGATCCGCCAGGCCATCACGCGCGCCATGGCGGATCAGGCGCGGACGATCCGTATCCCGGTGCACATGGTGGAGGTTATTAATAAGCTCGGCCGGATTCAGCGGGAACTGTTGCAGGATTTAGGCCGGGAGCCCACACCGTATGAGCTGTCAAAGGAAATGGACATCACCGAGGATAAGGTATTGGAAATCCAGCAATACGCCAGGGAGCCAATTTCGCTGGACCAGACCATTGGTGACGAGGGAGATTCCCAGCTGGGCGACTTCATTGAGGATTCCGAGGCTGTGATTGCGGTGGATGCGGTGTCGTTCACCCTGCTGCAGGACCAGTTGCAGGACGTGTTGCACACCTTATCCGAGCGGGAGGCCGGCGTGGTGAAGCTGCGATTCGGGTTGACGGATGGCATGCCCCGCACCCTGGACGAGATCGGTCAGGTGTATGGGGTGACTCGGGAGCGGATTCGGCAGATCGAGTCGAAGACCATGTCGAAGCTGCGGCACCCGTCGCGGTCGCAGGTACTGCGGGATTACCTCGACTAG
- the ppgK gene encoding polyphosphate--glucose phosphotransferase: MTRIGFGIDVGGSGIKGARVDLDTGEFIGERIKIFTPQPATPDAVAATCAEIVKIAEWPDAVGITLPSVIKNKVVLSAANIDPSWVGIDSHELFAKHLPGTDVHVLNDADAAGVAEAHFGDPLAKSGAVMMLTFGTGIGSALLIDGVVFPNTELGHMIVDGQDAENIASSRIKDVEELSYKKWAARVDKVMHEYERLFNPTVFVVGGGISRKADKWVPLLTIETPVVPAQLRNRAGIVGAAMAVEAGLHP, from the coding sequence ATGACCCGGATTGGATTTGGTATTGATGTTGGCGGCTCTGGTATCAAGGGCGCCCGAGTTGATCTTGACACTGGTGAATTTATTGGTGAACGCATCAAAATATTCACCCCTCAGCCAGCAACCCCTGATGCGGTTGCTGCCACCTGCGCCGAAATTGTAAAGATTGCCGAATGGCCGGATGCGGTGGGTATCACATTGCCGAGCGTGATTAAGAATAAGGTGGTGTTGTCGGCGGCAAATATTGATCCCAGTTGGGTGGGGATTGATTCGCATGAGTTGTTCGCCAAGCATCTGCCGGGAACGGATGTGCATGTGCTCAATGATGCGGATGCGGCCGGGGTGGCGGAGGCCCATTTCGGGGATCCGTTGGCGAAGTCGGGTGCGGTCATGATGTTGACGTTTGGTACAGGCATTGGTTCGGCACTGCTGATAGATGGTGTGGTGTTCCCGAACACAGAATTGGGCCATATGATCGTTGACGGCCAGGACGCGGAGAATATTGCGTCATCCCGCATCAAGGATGTGGAGGAGTTGAGCTACAAGAAGTGGGCCGCCCGGGTGGATAAGGTGATGCACGAGTATGAGCGGCTGTTTAACCCAACAGTGTTTGTGGTGGGGGGCGGGATTTCCCGGAAGGCGGATAAGTGGGTGCCACTGTTGACGATTGAGACTCCGGTGGTGCCGGCCCAGCTTCGGAATCGGGCGGGCATTGTGGGCGCCGCAATGGCGGTGGAAGCCGGTTTGCACCCATAG
- a CDS encoding inositol monophosphatase family protein, with amino-acid sequence MPLTDMNYHDLRVSAITQAAHHWGGRRQAEMFDYQYDTSFLTEGFAEHSEEQRYAELARTAVTIAAAAAKVIAERRAAIENLQAVTTTKSSDVDPVTIVDTAAEEVIRTMLTELRPGDGMIGEEGTATTATTGVTWIVDPIDGTVNFLYNQPQYAVSLAAEIDHTPVAGVVLNVATGQLWVASKNGGAITLGPHTPPRLITTSTETSLTLSLVATGFSYSAARRKKQVEILGELIGTIRDIRRRGSAALDLCAVADGQVEAYYEHATNVWDYAAGALVALEAGAVVETPRYGSPHHHETDKNLVWACAPGIARQFATVMRKIPTALPDNQYG; translated from the coding sequence ATGCCCTTAACCGACATGAATTATCACGATCTCCGGGTTTCCGCAATCACCCAGGCCGCCCACCATTGGGGCGGGCGTCGACAAGCGGAAATGTTCGACTACCAGTACGATACCAGCTTCCTCACCGAAGGGTTCGCAGAGCACTCTGAGGAACAACGCTACGCCGAACTTGCCCGCACCGCCGTCACCATCGCCGCCGCCGCGGCCAAGGTCATCGCCGAACGCCGTGCCGCCATCGAAAACCTCCAGGCCGTCACCACCACCAAATCCTCCGATGTCGACCCCGTGACCATTGTCGACACCGCGGCCGAAGAAGTCATCCGCACCATGCTCACCGAGCTCCGTCCCGGCGACGGCATGATCGGGGAGGAGGGCACCGCCACCACCGCCACCACCGGCGTCACCTGGATCGTCGACCCCATCGACGGCACCGTCAACTTCTTGTATAACCAACCCCAATACGCGGTCTCGCTCGCCGCCGAAATCGACCACACCCCCGTCGCCGGTGTTGTCCTCAATGTTGCCACCGGACAACTCTGGGTTGCCAGTAAAAATGGGGGCGCCATCACCCTGGGGCCGCACACCCCGCCGCGGCTGATTACCACATCCACCGAAACCAGCCTGACCCTCAGCCTGGTGGCCACCGGATTCTCATACTCCGCCGCCCGGCGCAAAAAACAAGTCGAAATCCTGGGGGAACTTATCGGCACCATTCGGGACATTCGCCGCCGGGGAAGCGCCGCCCTCGACCTGTGCGCCGTTGCCGACGGTCAGGTAGAAGCCTATTACGAACACGCCACGAACGTATGGGACTACGCCGCGGGGGCGCTGGTCGCGTTGGAGGCCGGGGCCGTGGTGGAAACCCCCCGATATGGCAGCCCTCACCATCATGAGACCGACAAGAATCTGGTGTGGGCGTGCGCGCCGGGGATTGCCCGCCAGTTTGCGACCGTCATGCGAAAAATTCCCACGGCGCTTCCCGACAATCAATACGGTTAA
- a CDS encoding DUF4193 domain-containing protein — protein sequence MATDYDAPRRRAEDEIETDSLEGLKAAENVTNDMDDDGEIVEPFDLPSVDVAGEELNVTVIPRRENEFTCSVCFLVQNNSRIDHTEPDGSIVCKDCA from the coding sequence ATGGCAACCGACTATGATGCACCACGTCGTCGCGCTGAGGACGAGATCGAAACTGATTCCCTCGAAGGTCTCAAGGCGGCAGAAAACGTCACCAACGACATGGACGACGACGGAGAAATCGTTGAACCCTTCGACCTGCCCAGCGTTGATGTTGCTGGCGAAGAACTCAACGTCACAGTGATTCCCCGCAGGGAGAACGAATTTACCTGCTCGGTGTGCTTCCTCGTGCAGAATAATAGCCGCATCGACCACACCGAGCCCGATGGCTCCATCGTATGTAAGGACTGCGCCTAA
- a CDS encoding DUF3093 domain-containing protein, with product MATVSNKQAQPNTAEPKVLYSERQWVPWYWWLIAAFIVALISAQFALNRAALWLYIPAVVLSVLAVWVLVWLSSTSVVVEEDPDGTRWLVTGQANLPHTVVSRSLAVPATAKRNAMGRQLDPAAFVVSHGWVPEMVMLVLDDPEDPTPYWLVASKHPEQLLAAFLPEQQSDADQAAVTTRNA from the coding sequence TTGGCTACTGTGAGTAACAAGCAAGCACAGCCGAACACCGCAGAACCTAAGGTTTTGTATTCAGAGCGTCAATGGGTGCCCTGGTATTGGTGGTTAATCGCCGCATTTATTGTTGCGCTCATCTCTGCCCAGTTTGCTTTGAATCGGGCGGCGTTATGGCTTTATATTCCCGCGGTTGTGCTCAGCGTGCTTGCGGTGTGGGTGTTGGTGTGGTTGTCGTCCACGAGTGTTGTGGTCGAGGAAGACCCCGATGGTACCCGCTGGTTAGTGACGGGGCAGGCGAATCTGCCGCACACGGTGGTGTCGCGGTCGTTGGCGGTGCCGGCAACAGCTAAACGGAATGCTATGGGCCGGCAATTGGATCCGGCGGCGTTCGTGGTGTCGCATGGGTGGGTGCCGGAGATGGTAATGCTGGTGCTCGACGACCCGGAGGATCCCACACCGTATTGGTTGGTGGCATCTAAGCACCCAGAACAGTTATTGGCCGCGTTTTTGCCAGAGCAACAGTCCGACGCCGACCAGGCTGCGGTCACCACCCGTAACGCATAA
- the dut gene encoding dUTP diphosphatase: MSRSNLAVNNNVINHIRIKRIDKELPIPVRVHTGDAGVDLYSTETCVIHPGERALIGTGIAIALPLGTVGLIHPRSGRALREGLGMVNAPGTIDAGYRGELKVCLINLDPRTPIQINRGERIAQLVVQKVELFDFAEVDELDDTLRGDQGYGSTGID, from the coding sequence ATGTCAAGGAGTAACCTCGCCGTGAATAATAACGTCATCAATCACATTCGTATCAAACGAATAGATAAAGAACTCCCCATCCCGGTACGGGTCCATACCGGTGACGCTGGCGTGGACCTATACTCCACCGAAACCTGCGTTATTCACCCGGGCGAACGCGCCCTTATAGGTACCGGCATAGCCATTGCTCTACCTCTTGGTACAGTGGGGCTTATCCACCCCCGGTCGGGCCGAGCACTCCGGGAAGGATTAGGCATGGTCAATGCCCCAGGCACCATTGATGCCGGTTACCGGGGCGAATTAAAAGTCTGCCTTATCAACCTCGATCCCCGCACCCCAATCCAGATCAATCGGGGAGAACGCATCGCACAACTAGTAGTCCAAAAAGTGGAACTCTTCGACTTTGCCGAAGTAGACGAATTAGACGATACGCTTCGCGGCGACCAGGGCTACGGGTCCACGGGAATTGACTAA
- a CDS encoding DUF3710 domain-containing protein yields MPLWPFSKKKAEDNNYDYDDSYDDDFEEDIVDEDLNTTSNTSRGGSTRHSHHATAGRSYNNSGDAPAEPTDSAPDTAPATSTSGAILGDEYDETPDPVHDAIDGDSGPFDGDSVNIDDFDFSDFSTGILNLGSMLIPLPFKSEVQVEMGADGPKMLHILTEHGRCTPVAFAAPARAGQWRETVKEITQGMRNDGLDVVVEYGPWGREVVGSAPGGGGIVRIIGVDGPRWMLRMTLAAPIDHADEMATLGREITARTFVMRGKDPILAGSSLPVALPGPLAAQVQKEMERRQKAAQEAAQAADNDTKE; encoded by the coding sequence ATGCCACTGTGGCCGTTCTCTAAGAAAAAAGCCGAGGATAACAACTACGACTACGACGATAGCTACGATGATGACTTTGAAGAAGACATAGTAGACGAAGACCTCAACACCACCAGCAATACCAGCCGGGGCGGCAGCACTCGGCACAGTCACCACGCTACCGCAGGCCGCAGCTACAACAATAGTGGTGATGCGCCGGCGGAGCCAACTGATTCTGCCCCGGATACTGCCCCTGCTACCTCAACCTCTGGTGCCATCCTGGGGGACGAATACGACGAAACCCCGGACCCTGTCCACGACGCTATTGACGGCGACTCCGGCCCCTTCGATGGCGACTCGGTGAACATCGATGACTTCGACTTCTCCGATTTTTCCACCGGAATACTCAACCTGGGATCCATGCTCATCCCCCTACCGTTCAAATCCGAAGTGCAGGTAGAGATGGGCGCCGACGGCCCGAAAATGCTGCACATTTTGACCGAACACGGCCGGTGCACCCCAGTGGCGTTCGCCGCCCCCGCCCGGGCCGGCCAATGGCGAGAAACCGTGAAAGAAATCACCCAAGGCATGCGCAACGATGGCCTGGATGTGGTAGTCGAATACGGGCCCTGGGGCCGCGAAGTCGTCGGCTCCGCCCCCGGTGGCGGCGGCATTGTTCGCATCATCGGGGTGGATGGCCCCCGCTGGATGCTACGCATGACCCTCGCCGCCCCGATCGACCACGCGGACGAAATGGCAACACTCGGCCGGGAAATCACCGCCCGAACCTTTGTCATGCGCGGCAAAGACCCCATCCTGGCCGGCTCATCCCTGCCGGTTGCGCTCCCCGGCCCGCTCGCCGCCCAAGTGCAAAAAGAAATGGAACGCCGCCAAAAAGCCGCCCAGGAAGCAGCCCAGGCGGCCGACAATGATACGAAGGAATAA
- a CDS encoding DUF3159 domain-containing protein produces MGGLSGLVSSTLPILVFVPVNNKWGLNPALIAALSMATLILVWRLIRKENLQPAISGFMGVGIGAAIAWYTGSAKGYFAYGIWMSLLLAIVFFISILVRWPMVGIIWKGINGDGMTWQKVPGARWAYTWATLGWAVVFLARFLVKQLFYQADNVTGLGVVSILMGWPLTGLVTIFTVWMVRCARTAMIDAGYETDDDSDETDTTDAAPDPASTSSKPTLRKEPTRDH; encoded by the coding sequence ATGGGCGGACTCAGCGGGCTGGTGTCCTCCACCCTCCCCATCCTGGTGTTTGTGCCAGTCAACAACAAATGGGGACTCAACCCCGCTCTCATCGCCGCCCTGAGCATGGCCACCCTCATCCTCGTGTGGCGACTCATCCGCAAGGAAAACCTGCAACCCGCGATTTCCGGGTTCATGGGGGTTGGGATTGGCGCCGCTATCGCCTGGTACACCGGCTCCGCCAAAGGATACTTCGCCTACGGCATCTGGATGTCGCTCCTCCTCGCCATCGTGTTCTTCATTTCCATCCTGGTGCGGTGGCCCATGGTCGGCATCATTTGGAAAGGCATCAACGGCGACGGCATGACCTGGCAAAAAGTTCCAGGCGCCCGCTGGGCCTACACCTGGGCCACCCTAGGGTGGGCGGTGGTCTTCCTCGCCCGATTCCTCGTGAAACAACTCTTCTACCAGGCCGATAACGTTACCGGGCTTGGGGTCGTCAGCATCCTCATGGGCTGGCCGCTCACCGGCCTGGTCACCATCTTCACCGTATGGATGGTGCGCTGCGCCCGCACCGCCATGATCGACGCTGGCTACGAAACCGACGACGACTCAGATGAAACAGACACCACCGATGCCGCCCCCGATCCGGCGTCGACAAGCTCGAAGCCGACACTTCGGAAGGAACCCACACGTGACCACTAA